In the Arachis ipaensis cultivar K30076 chromosome B10, Araip1.1, whole genome shotgun sequence genome, one interval contains:
- the LOC107623092 gene encoding cleavage stimulation factor subunit 50 isoform X2 — translation MENNSWEQTLQDGKLYRHLNSLIVAHLRDSNLTQAASAVASATMTPLNVEAPPNKLLELGLAVEKDDVFKGTLSSPFCDLGAPVLPTHPGATIIDFSAVPDIKGTSKSFPKHETRHLSEHKNIARCARFSPDGKFVATGSADTSIKLFEVSKIKQMLLPDAKDGPVRPVIRTFYDHTQPINDLDFHPQGTILVSGAKDQTMKFFDISKTNAKRAYRVIQDTHNVRSVSFHPSGDFLLAGTDHAIPHLYDINTFQCYLSANIPEVGPNGAINQVRYSCTGAMYVTASKDGVIRLWDGITANCVRSITGAHGTAEATSAIFTKDERFVLSCGKDSTIKLWEVGSGRLVKQYLGAMHTQLRCQAIFNETEEFILSIDELNNEIVIWDAMTTEKVAKWPSNHVGAPRWIDHSPTESAFISCGTDRSVRFWKETI, via the exons ATGGAGAACAATAGCTGGGAGCAGACTCTGCAAGATGGAAAACTCTATCGGCACCTCAATTCCCTAATCGTCGCTCATCTTCGCGACAGCAATCTTACTCAG gcTGCAAGTGCTGTAGCTTCAGCAACTATGACACCACTGAATGTGGAAGCTCCACCCAACAAGCTTCTTGAGCTG GGTCTTGCAGTGGAGAAAGATGATGTTTTCAAAGGGACTTTGTCGTCTCCTTTTTGCGACTTGGGTGCACCGGTGCTGCCGACTCATCCTGGAGCTACCATCATTGATTTCAG TGCTGTGCCAGATATAAAAGGCACGTCTAAAAGCTTTCCAAAGCACGAGACACGACACCTTTCAGAGCACAAG AATATTGCCAGATGTGCTAGATTTAGTCCTGATGGGAAGTTTGTTGCGACTGGTAGTGCAGATACATCAATAAAGCTTTTTGAG GTTTCAAAGATCAAGCAAATGTTACTTCCGGATGCAAAGGATGGCCCTGTGCGGCCTGTAATTCGAACATTTTATGACCACACACAA CCAATAAATGATCTGGATTTTCATCCACAAGGTACCATCTTGGTTTCTGGAGCTAAAGATCAAACAATGAA gTTTTTTGATATTTCTAAGACCAATGCAAAGAGAGCATACAGGGTTATACAG GATACACACAATGTTCGATCTGTATCGTTTCATCCTTCTGGAGACTTTCTTCTCGCAG GAACTGATCATGCAATTCCACATTTGTATGATATAAATACCTTCCAGTGTTATCTATCAGCAAACATTCCAGAGGTTGGCCCAAATGGAGCCATAAACCAG GTCAGATATTCTTGTACAGGTGCCATGTATGTTACGGCATCTAAAGATGGTGTTATTCGGTTGTGGGATGGCATCACTGCTAATTGTGTGCGCTCGATAACTGGAGCACATGGAACAGCTGAGGCTACAAGTGCAATTTTTACAAAGGATGAAAG GTTTGTGCTCTCCTGTGGTAAGGATTCTACCATAAAGCTTTGGGAAGTTGGTTCTGGAAGATTAGTCAAACAATATCTTGGAGCCATGCATACACAGCTAAGATGCCAG GCAATTTTCAACGAGACAGAAGAGTTTATTCTTTCCATAGATGAACTGAACAATGAG ATCGTTATCTGGGATGCAATGACAACAGAAAAAGTAGCAAAGTGGCCTTCTAATCATGTCGGCGCACCCCGCTGGATCGATCACTCGCCAACAGAGTCGGCTTTTATTTCCTGTGGAACTGATAGGTCAGTTAGGTTCTGGAAGGAAACTATATAA
- the LOC107623092 gene encoding cleavage stimulation factor subunit 50 isoform X1 → MENNSWEQTLQDGKLYRHLNSLIVAHLRDSNLTQAASAVASATMTPLNVEAPPNKLLELVAKGLAVEKDDVFKGTLSSPFCDLGAPVLPTHPGATIIDFSAVPDIKGTSKSFPKHETRHLSEHKNIARCARFSPDGKFVATGSADTSIKLFEVSKIKQMLLPDAKDGPVRPVIRTFYDHTQPINDLDFHPQGTILVSGAKDQTMKFFDISKTNAKRAYRVIQDTHNVRSVSFHPSGDFLLAGTDHAIPHLYDINTFQCYLSANIPEVGPNGAINQVRYSCTGAMYVTASKDGVIRLWDGITANCVRSITGAHGTAEATSAIFTKDERFVLSCGKDSTIKLWEVGSGRLVKQYLGAMHTQLRCQAIFNETEEFILSIDELNNEIVIWDAMTTEKVAKWPSNHVGAPRWIDHSPTESAFISCGTDRSVRFWKETI, encoded by the exons ATGGAGAACAATAGCTGGGAGCAGACTCTGCAAGATGGAAAACTCTATCGGCACCTCAATTCCCTAATCGTCGCTCATCTTCGCGACAGCAATCTTACTCAG gcTGCAAGTGCTGTAGCTTCAGCAACTATGACACCACTGAATGTGGAAGCTCCACCCAACAAGCTTCTTGAGCTGGTTGCTAAg GGTCTTGCAGTGGAGAAAGATGATGTTTTCAAAGGGACTTTGTCGTCTCCTTTTTGCGACTTGGGTGCACCGGTGCTGCCGACTCATCCTGGAGCTACCATCATTGATTTCAG TGCTGTGCCAGATATAAAAGGCACGTCTAAAAGCTTTCCAAAGCACGAGACACGACACCTTTCAGAGCACAAG AATATTGCCAGATGTGCTAGATTTAGTCCTGATGGGAAGTTTGTTGCGACTGGTAGTGCAGATACATCAATAAAGCTTTTTGAG GTTTCAAAGATCAAGCAAATGTTACTTCCGGATGCAAAGGATGGCCCTGTGCGGCCTGTAATTCGAACATTTTATGACCACACACAA CCAATAAATGATCTGGATTTTCATCCACAAGGTACCATCTTGGTTTCTGGAGCTAAAGATCAAACAATGAA gTTTTTTGATATTTCTAAGACCAATGCAAAGAGAGCATACAGGGTTATACAG GATACACACAATGTTCGATCTGTATCGTTTCATCCTTCTGGAGACTTTCTTCTCGCAG GAACTGATCATGCAATTCCACATTTGTATGATATAAATACCTTCCAGTGTTATCTATCAGCAAACATTCCAGAGGTTGGCCCAAATGGAGCCATAAACCAG GTCAGATATTCTTGTACAGGTGCCATGTATGTTACGGCATCTAAAGATGGTGTTATTCGGTTGTGGGATGGCATCACTGCTAATTGTGTGCGCTCGATAACTGGAGCACATGGAACAGCTGAGGCTACAAGTGCAATTTTTACAAAGGATGAAAG GTTTGTGCTCTCCTGTGGTAAGGATTCTACCATAAAGCTTTGGGAAGTTGGTTCTGGAAGATTAGTCAAACAATATCTTGGAGCCATGCATACACAGCTAAGATGCCAG GCAATTTTCAACGAGACAGAAGAGTTTATTCTTTCCATAGATGAACTGAACAATGAG ATCGTTATCTGGGATGCAATGACAACAGAAAAAGTAGCAAAGTGGCCTTCTAATCATGTCGGCGCACCCCGCTGGATCGATCACTCGCCAACAGAGTCGGCTTTTATTTCCTGTGGAACTGATAGGTCAGTTAGGTTCTGGAAGGAAACTATATAA